The proteins below come from a single Desulfobacterales bacterium genomic window:
- the pepF gene encoding oligoendopeptidase F, with the protein MTQQTVPERQDIPDDHKWDLTPLFASDEEWEKWMADVEGQIDSYADYKGRLQNSPATLKAALDFHLSLRRSLERIYTYAHLKSDEDKSNQFYLGLYQRAVSLHVRVSESASFMTPEIQAIPDDKMQEFLVDDSLAAYKFHLEKILRYKPHTRSETVEQVLAMSQEMAHTPSQVFGQLDNVDLNFGQLKGEDGKKIELSHGNFSTFLISPDRDLRKRAFTQYYQAYQDHQHTLAATLSHTIKKDLFYSRVRHFDSCRAAALFSDRIPQSVYDNLIETVKSNLKPLFSYLNFRKKVLGLSDLHFYDTYVPIISDVTFDIPYEEAVDMGIQALHPLGDEYVSVLKDGLLGGWVDRYENRGKRSGAYSSGSFDSPPYILLNYEARNINSAYTLLHEGGHSMHSYYSNKHQPYVYHDYTIFVAEVASTFNENLLSRYLLDHYKNDPAKTAYILNREIDNLRATLFRQTMFAEFEKITHQIVEDNAPLTLEVITDTYRELLETYFGDTMVLDPALRLECLRIPHFYSAFYVYKYATGISAAIALADKVINDGAPARKAYLNFLKLGGSKFPLDELRDAGVDMQSPQPIQQAILYFSELVDRLTEAYQDL; encoded by the coding sequence ATGACGCAACAGACTGTACCGGAACGCCAAGACATCCCGGATGACCATAAATGGGATCTGACACCTTTGTTTGCATCAGATGAGGAATGGGAAAAATGGATGGCCGACGTTGAAGGTCAAATTGATTCTTATGCGGATTATAAAGGTCGCTTGCAAAATTCGCCTGCTACGTTGAAGGCTGCCCTTGATTTCCACCTCTCGTTGCGTAGAAGTTTGGAAAGAATTTATACCTATGCCCATCTGAAAAGCGATGAAGATAAATCAAACCAATTTTATCTTGGGCTTTATCAACGTGCCGTCAGTTTGCATGTCCGGGTTTCTGAATCTGCCAGTTTCATGACACCCGAGATCCAGGCGATACCGGACGATAAAATGCAGGAATTTTTAGTTGATGATTCGCTGGCGGCGTATAAATTCCATCTTGAAAAGATTCTGCGGTATAAACCTCATACCCGCAGCGAAACGGTTGAACAAGTTCTGGCCATGAGCCAGGAGATGGCGCATACACCCTCCCAGGTATTCGGACAACTGGACAATGTTGATTTGAATTTCGGCCAACTCAAAGGCGAAGATGGAAAAAAAATCGAGCTCAGCCATGGCAATTTCAGCACTTTTCTGATCAGCCCTGACCGAGATCTTCGAAAAAGGGCCTTTACTCAATATTATCAAGCTTACCAGGATCATCAGCATACACTGGCGGCGACGCTGTCGCACACGATTAAAAAAGATCTGTTTTACTCAAGAGTCCGTCACTTTGATAGCTGCCGTGCGGCTGCTTTGTTTAGTGACCGTATCCCACAAAGCGTATACGACAACCTTATCGAAACGGTGAAGAGCAACCTCAAACCACTTTTTTCATATCTTAATTTTCGCAAAAAGGTCCTGGGATTATCGGACCTTCACTTTTATGATACGTATGTACCGATCATCAGCGATGTCACCTTTGACATCCCCTACGAAGAGGCAGTTGATATGGGCATCCAGGCCTTGCACCCGTTGGGAGATGAATATGTTAGCGTATTAAAAGACGGTCTGCTCGGCGGTTGGGTGGACCGCTATGAAAACCGGGGAAAAAGAAGTGGGGCTTATTCTTCGGGAAGTTTTGATTCGCCGCCTTATATTCTGTTGAATTATGAAGCGCGGAATATTAACAGTGCTTACACGCTGCTGCATGAGGGCGGCCATTCGATGCACTCATATTATTCCAATAAACACCAGCCTTACGTGTATCATGATTACACCATTTTTGTCGCTGAAGTGGCTTCAACTTTCAATGAGAACTTACTGAGCCGCTATCTTCTGGATCATTACAAAAACGATCCGGCCAAAACGGCCTATATTCTAAACCGGGAGATCGACAACCTGCGCGCCACACTTTTCAGGCAAACTATGTTTGCAGAGTTTGAAAAGATCACCCATCAGATTGTCGAGGATAACGCACCCTTAACCCTTGAGGTGATCACCGATACATACCGGGAGCTGCTGGAGACTTATTTTGGTGATACCATGGTTCTGGACCCGGCGTTACGTTTGGAATGTTTAAGAATCCCCCATTTTTATTCTGCTTTTTATGTGTACAAATATGCAACCGGGATCTCTGCAGCCATCGCCTTGGCCGATAAAGTTATAAATGACGGCGCACCTGCGAGGAAAGCCTATTTAAACTTTTTAAAACTGGGCGGCAGCAAATTTCCACTGGATGAATTACGTGATGCCGGAGTTGATATGCAATCTCCGCAACCGATTCAGCAGGCCATCCTTTATTTTTCTGAGCTGGTGGACCGGCTTACGGAGGCTTATCAGGATCTTTAA